A stretch of the Gemmatimonadota bacterium genome encodes the following:
- a CDS encoding DUF3604 domain-containing protein, with protein sequence MMHGGTTTVATAWLVALALLLPGCGKGTEDAAVPSEGGTESAGPSVPVTEVGTYVHLVIPSIVKAGEEVDLKMRVVTQVGAPDYDFEGGFRVEASAENPFQKMDRASWEPDEDGFYLMEGLVFELPGVQNLRGLVPEDTVSAEANAFVVQTDPDYRIYWGDLSGVSDLGAGNHAPAVYFWYARGVGLLDFAALTDSDYDASIEKALDEEAWMEIEGSVLDDLHRPGDFIPLHGFRWASGEYGDRLVLLPGPPERLWSNAAGFDTPEKLAAALPDGAILAVPHPPGTTTRPAVDPASVAPSREGLVEVVSSLGMFESAGLPRPPDTGDAPGPYAKDLLASGARVGFIGTGDIRSTQPGNPMGIRTGDSIWPVGLTAVLAKELTREAVLDALRERRCYATSGRRYLLEFTVDGHQMGSDLRVPSGHVAAIYGSLGSMTRWMRIEVVGPDGPIAALMPEGEDIDVVEITAETLPVTEPTWCYLRGMDEYGGMAWSSPVYLQPE encoded by the coding sequence ATGATGCACGGTGGAACAACAACCGTCGCGACGGCATGGCTCGTCGCGCTGGCTCTCCTTCTCCCCGGATGCGGCAAAGGCACCGAGGATGCCGCCGTCCCGTCGGAGGGCGGAACCGAATCGGCAGGCCCCTCCGTGCCCGTGACGGAAGTGGGTACCTATGTCCATCTCGTGATCCCGTCCATCGTGAAGGCGGGCGAAGAAGTCGACCTCAAGATGCGCGTCGTGACGCAGGTTGGCGCGCCGGACTACGACTTCGAAGGCGGGTTTCGCGTGGAAGCCTCCGCCGAGAACCCGTTCCAGAAGATGGACCGCGCTTCCTGGGAGCCGGACGAAGACGGTTTCTACCTGATGGAAGGCCTCGTCTTTGAGCTTCCGGGCGTACAGAACCTGCGCGGCCTCGTTCCGGAGGACACCGTGTCGGCGGAAGCGAACGCCTTCGTCGTCCAGACGGATCCCGACTACCGGATCTACTGGGGTGACCTGAGCGGCGTGAGCGACCTCGGCGCGGGGAACCACGCGCCCGCCGTCTATTTCTGGTACGCGCGCGGCGTGGGGCTATTGGACTTCGCGGCGTTGACGGATTCGGACTATGACGCGTCCATCGAAAAGGCGCTCGACGAAGAGGCGTGGATGGAGATCGAAGGCAGCGTCCTCGACGATCTCCACCGCCCGGGAGACTTCATCCCGCTGCATGGTTTCCGCTGGGCGTCCGGGGAGTATGGGGATCGCCTCGTGCTTCTCCCGGGGCCGCCGGAGCGGTTGTGGTCGAACGCGGCCGGATTCGACACACCGGAGAAACTCGCCGCCGCGCTTCCTGACGGTGCCATCCTCGCGGTGCCGCACCCGCCCGGAACCACGACGCGTCCCGCCGTGGATCCCGCCTCCGTAGCCCCGTCGCGGGAGGGGCTGGTGGAAGTGGTTTCGTCGCTCGGGATGTTTGAATCGGCCGGGCTTCCGCGCCCGCCGGACACCGGAGACGCGCCCGGTCCCTACGCGAAGGACCTTCTCGCCTCCGGGGCGCGCGTGGGCTTCATCGGCACCGGGGACATTCGCTCGACGCAACCCGGCAACCCCATGGGCATTCGCACCGGGGACAGCATCTGGCCTGTCGGGCTGACCGCCGTTCTCGCAAAGGAACTGACCCGCGAGGCCGTGCTGGACGCGCTTCGTGAGCGTCGCTGCTACGCCACCTCCGGCCGTCGTTACCTGCTGGAGTTCACCGTCGACGGGCACCAGATGGGTTCGGACCTTCGCGTGCCGAGTGGCCATGTCGCGGCCATCTACGGTTCGCTCGGGTCGATGACGCGCTGGATGCGGATCGAGGTCGTCGGGCCGGACGGGCCGATCGCCGCGCTCATGCCGGAAGGCGAGGACATCGATGTCGTGGAGATCACGGCCGAGACGCTCCCGGTCACCGAGCCGACCTGGTGCTACCTGCGCGGCATGGACGAGTACGGGGGGATGGCCTGGTCGAGCCCCGTGTACCTCCAGCCGGAATAG
- a CDS encoding alkaline phosphatase family protein has product MRRLSLPLAAALLFAAGCSGGGDNPAPRVIVFGIDGADWDRALPLVRQGKLPAMKRILRTGSRRTLVSLIPERLSPTIWTTAATGVLPERHGIHHFVTRGEDGSIQPVTSNQRRVAAAWNILSARDRTVGVYGWLATWPAEPVNGVMISSYTPFFAGWSGDKASRPLKGTFVEGIRDQVWPPGLQEELSALKTRPDSIGDHELAARFTGVPLPRAPSPDAARSLEGMRWSWASDRTYERIYHHLADRSQPAERADVEFLYFGSVDVVGHRFWKYMEPDTYALGKVDPAEVAAYGLSIESAYRSVDDILTGVLAREEEPTRLFILSDHGFRENRDPARATSSGWHRSSGILLSDGPGLREGLLPPASVVDFTPTLLYASGLPVATDMDGSPALDLFEEEHLFGHPVQEIPSWEPEVDRERGGAPVASPVDAEIVSRLRALGYLD; this is encoded by the coding sequence GTGAGGCGCTTGTCGCTTCCGCTCGCCGCCGCGCTCCTCTTCGCGGCCGGATGTTCCGGTGGAGGCGACAACCCCGCCCCGCGCGTCATCGTCTTCGGGATCGACGGCGCGGACTGGGACCGCGCGCTCCCGCTCGTGCGGCAGGGGAAGCTCCCCGCCATGAAGCGCATCCTCCGCACGGGTTCCCGGCGAACGCTCGTGTCGCTCATTCCCGAGCGCCTCTCGCCCACCATCTGGACCACCGCCGCCACCGGCGTCCTCCCCGAGCGCCACGGCATCCACCACTTCGTGACGCGCGGCGAAGACGGCTCCATTCAGCCTGTCACCTCCAACCAGCGCCGCGTCGCCGCTGCCTGGAACATCCTCTCCGCACGCGATCGCACGGTGGGCGTGTACGGCTGGCTGGCCACCTGGCCCGCGGAGCCGGTGAATGGCGTGATGATCTCTTCGTACACGCCCTTTTTTGCGGGATGGAGCGGCGACAAGGCCAGCCGTCCGCTGAAGGGCACCTTCGTCGAAGGCATCCGCGATCAAGTCTGGCCGCCCGGGCTTCAAGAGGAGCTGTCCGCGCTGAAGACGCGCCCCGATTCCATTGGCGACCATGAACTCGCCGCGCGCTTCACCGGCGTTCCCCTTCCCCGTGCGCCATCGCCCGACGCCGCCCGATCGCTGGAGGGCATGCGCTGGTCGTGGGCCAGCGACCGCACCTACGAACGCATCTACCACCACCTTGCGGACCGTTCACAGCCGGCGGAACGCGCGGATGTGGAGTTTCTCTATTTCGGGTCGGTGGATGTCGTGGGTCACCGGTTCTGGAAGTACATGGAGCCGGACACCTACGCTCTCGGCAAGGTGGACCCCGCCGAAGTGGCGGCCTACGGACTCAGCATCGAGAGCGCGTACCGCTCCGTCGACGATATCCTCACCGGCGTCCTCGCCCGCGAGGAGGAGCCCACGCGGCTCTTTATTCTGTCGGACCACGGGTTTCGCGAAAACCGCGACCCCGCGCGAGCCACCAGTTCCGGGTGGCATCGCTCCAGCGGCATTCTTCTCAGTGACGGGCCGGGGCTCCGCGAAGGCCTTCTGCCCCCGGCGTCGGTGGTCGACTTCACGCCAACCCTCCTCTATGCTTCCGGGCTGCCGGTGGCGACGGACATGGACGGAAGCCCCGCGCTGGATCTCTTCGAAGAGGAACACCTCTTTGGACATCCCGTTCAGGAGATTCCCTCCTGGGAGCCGGAAGTGGATCGAGAGCGCGGAGGGGCGCCCGTTGCCTCCCCGGTGGACGCGGAGATTGTGTCCCGGCTTCGCGCACTGGGGTATCTCGACTGA
- the glyS gene encoding glycine--tRNA ligase subunit beta: MNADLLYEIGTEEIPAGYLAPAARGLESEVRAFLTGAALPFRSLSVDYTPRRLALSITGLPESQEDRVEEVTGPPWKAAFAGDGTPTKAAEGFAKGRGLAVADLVKVETEKGPYVGATVTTPGRRTADLLAEALPAATAAIVFPKTMRWGPDRFRFARPIRWLVALLGGEVVPFSIEGVQTGRATFGHRLLGPGPFEMRSPADYADSLAKGRVVPNAALREERIAALLADAARDAGGTLVPDAALVEEVACLVETPHALTGSFDDEFLRLPEIVIRTAMRSHQRYFVVAGPDGKLLPRFLCVLNGEPGDPAQVRDGNERVLRARLDDARFYWTEDRRTTLEEKVPRLADIVWLRGFGSLGDKTDRVRKLAVSIASAHFPDAEQTTDRAALLSKTDLTTEMIRDGKEFTALQGTIGKEYARACGEPDEVAAAIEEQYFPRHAGDGLPASPAGAAIALADRIDTLVGVWGAGLKPTGSKDPHGLRRGAIGVIRILLDRNLAERVGSLIRAAADLYGGLLADPDTVVAEASAFVRDRLAGHLAEEGFDADVAAAVVASSGGNPVDARARTEALTAMRRTSRDDFEALAAGFKRARNILKKESAEGAPERDLLTEDAETALFDAFAAVDAEVGRAEEECRYAEALAGLASLRGPIDHFFDSVMVLTDDDAVRRNRLRLLGRIADRFAGLADLSRISPPERGAA; this comes from the coding sequence ATGAACGCCGACCTGCTCTACGAGATCGGTACCGAAGAGATTCCCGCCGGTTACCTGGCTCCCGCCGCGCGCGGGCTGGAGTCGGAGGTGCGCGCGTTCCTGACCGGCGCGGCGCTCCCCTTCCGCAGCCTCTCCGTCGACTACACCCCGCGCCGCCTCGCGCTTTCCATCACCGGTCTCCCGGAGTCGCAGGAGGATCGCGTGGAAGAGGTCACCGGTCCGCCGTGGAAGGCCGCCTTTGCCGGGGACGGCACCCCGACGAAAGCGGCGGAAGGGTTCGCGAAGGGCCGCGGGCTGGCCGTCGCCGACCTCGTCAAGGTGGAGACGGAGAAGGGGCCGTATGTCGGCGCGACCGTCACCACTCCCGGGCGGCGCACCGCGGACCTTCTGGCCGAAGCACTCCCCGCGGCCACGGCCGCGATCGTCTTTCCGAAGACGATGCGCTGGGGGCCGGACCGCTTCCGTTTCGCCCGGCCCATCCGCTGGCTGGTGGCGCTTCTGGGCGGGGAGGTCGTGCCCTTTTCGATCGAAGGTGTCCAGACCGGCCGCGCGACCTTCGGTCACCGGTTGCTCGGCCCCGGTCCGTTCGAGATGCGCTCCCCCGCAGACTACGCGGATTCCCTCGCGAAGGGGCGCGTGGTGCCGAACGCAGCCCTTCGCGAAGAGCGGATCGCGGCGCTTCTCGCGGACGCCGCTCGCGACGCGGGCGGGACCCTCGTGCCGGATGCCGCGCTCGTTGAGGAGGTCGCCTGCCTTGTGGAGACGCCACACGCGCTCACCGGCTCCTTCGACGACGAGTTCCTCCGGCTTCCCGAGATCGTGATTCGCACCGCCATGCGTTCGCACCAGCGGTACTTCGTGGTCGCCGGGCCGGACGGAAAGCTCCTGCCCCGGTTCCTCTGCGTGCTGAACGGAGAGCCGGGCGACCCCGCGCAGGTGCGCGACGGCAACGAACGCGTTCTCCGCGCGCGCCTCGACGACGCACGGTTCTACTGGACGGAGGATCGCCGCACCACGCTGGAGGAGAAAGTCCCCCGGCTTGCGGACATCGTCTGGCTGCGCGGGTTCGGATCACTCGGTGACAAGACGGACCGCGTGCGCAAGCTTGCCGTGTCCATCGCCTCGGCGCACTTCCCCGACGCCGAACAGACCACCGATCGCGCCGCGCTTCTCTCCAAGACGGACCTCACCACGGAGATGATCCGTGACGGCAAGGAGTTCACCGCGCTTCAAGGCACCATCGGAAAGGAATACGCGCGCGCGTGCGGCGAACCGGACGAGGTCGCCGCCGCCATCGAGGAGCAGTACTTCCCGCGCCACGCCGGAGACGGGCTTCCCGCGTCCCCCGCCGGAGCGGCGATTGCGCTTGCGGACCGGATCGACACGCTCGTCGGAGTCTGGGGCGCCGGGCTGAAGCCCACCGGATCGAAGGATCCCCACGGGCTCCGCCGCGGGGCGATCGGCGTCATCCGCATCCTCCTCGACCGCAATCTCGCCGAGCGCGTCGGGTCACTCATCCGCGCCGCCGCGGATCTCTACGGCGGCCTCCTTGCGGATCCGGACACCGTCGTCGCGGAAGCCTCCGCCTTCGTGCGCGACCGGCTGGCCGGGCATCTCGCGGAAGAAGGGTTCGATGCCGATGTGGCCGCCGCCGTCGTCGCGTCCTCCGGCGGGAATCCCGTGGATGCGCGCGCGCGCACGGAAGCGCTCACCGCCATGCGGAGGACGAGCCGCGATGACTTCGAGGCCCTTGCCGCCGGGTTCAAGCGCGCGCGGAACATTCTGAAGAAGGAGTCGGCCGAAGGCGCCCCGGAGCGCGATCTTCTCACCGAAGACGCCGAGACCGCCCTCTTCGACGCGTTCGCCGCGGTGGACGCGGAAGTCGGCCGCGCCGAAGAGGAGTGCCGCTACGCGGAAGCGCTCGCCGGGCTGGCCAGCCTTCGCGGACCCATCGACCACTTCTTCGACTCCGTCATGGTCCTCACCGACGACGATGCCGTCCGCCGGAACCGCCTCCGGCTTCTCGGGCGCATCGCGGACCGCTTCGCCGGGCTTGCGGATCTGTCGAGGATCTCCCCTCCGGAGCGTGGCGCCGCGTGA
- a CDS encoding glycine--tRNA ligase subunit alpha: MTLQEIILRLERFWEGQGCVLTQPVNTEVGAGTFNPHTFLRALGPDPWRVAFVEPSRRPKDGRYGENPNRVQEFHQYQVILKPSPDDVLDTYLESLGAIGLTLSRHDVRFVEDDWESPTLGAAGLGWEVWLDGMEITQFTYFQQVGGIELDPISVELTYGLERIAMYVQGVDHIRDIRWNDTLTWGDVHLAKERDFSRYNFEEANTDLHFRLFSDFEGEAKRLLDAELLYPAYDFVLKSSHCFNVLDARGAISVTERAAYIGRVRALAVRVAKLAIARASGEAAAPSGGAAS; this comes from the coding sequence ATGACACTTCAGGAGATCATTCTTCGCCTCGAACGCTTCTGGGAGGGGCAGGGCTGCGTGCTCACGCAACCCGTCAATACCGAGGTCGGCGCGGGCACCTTCAACCCGCACACATTCCTCCGCGCGCTCGGGCCGGACCCCTGGCGTGTGGCATTTGTGGAGCCGTCCCGCCGTCCGAAGGACGGCCGCTACGGCGAGAATCCCAACCGCGTGCAGGAGTTCCACCAGTACCAGGTCATCCTGAAGCCTTCCCCCGACGATGTGCTCGACACTTATCTGGAAAGCCTCGGCGCCATCGGTCTCACGCTGTCGCGGCACGATGTCCGCTTCGTCGAGGACGACTGGGAGTCGCCCACGCTCGGCGCGGCCGGTCTCGGCTGGGAGGTCTGGCTCGACGGAATGGAGATCACCCAGTTCACCTACTTCCAGCAGGTCGGCGGCATCGAACTGGACCCGATCAGCGTGGAGTTGACCTACGGGCTGGAGCGGATTGCCATGTATGTGCAGGGCGTCGATCACATCCGTGACATCCGCTGGAACGACACGCTCACCTGGGGTGATGTCCACCTCGCGAAAGAGCGGGACTTCTCCCGCTACAACTTCGAAGAGGCGAACACGGACCTCCACTTCCGGCTCTTCTCGGATTTCGAGGGAGAGGCGAAGCGCCTGCTTGACGCGGAGCTTCTCTATCCGGCGTACGACTTCGTGCTGAAGTCGTCGCACTGCTTCAATGTGCTCGACGCGCGGGGCGCCATCAGCGTGACGGAACGCGCCGCCTACATCGGGCGGGTGCGTGCGCTGGCGGTGCGTGTCGCAAAACTGGCGATCGCCCGCGCTTCCGGCGAAGCGGCCGCGCCTTCCGGGGGGGCTGCGTCATGA
- a CDS encoding metal ABC transporter substrate-binding protein yields MTRIIHALPLLLLAVAPLSPDVAEAGLRVVATTSDLGDLARLVGGDDVEVSVLCPGSTDPHYLSAKPSLARKLGKADLLVYNGLELEIGWLPRLIRKARNPKVRPGADGELDCSSALTEVLGVPHDHVDRGHGDIHALGNPHYTLDPRAMVRVARHMAARMGELDPDHAAAHAARADSFARVIRGRLAGWEADIAPARAGHVLLYHQTWAYLVHWLGLDVYGEIEHRPGITPSPRHVQEMIDRGRELGDVIVVAATWSHIDVARRAAHRMGAPLAVLPASTGAVDGVDSYLHLIDAIVKGLATAAAEGAGS; encoded by the coding sequence ATGACGCGCATCATCCATGCCCTTCCGCTTCTGCTCCTCGCGGTCGCGCCGCTCTCTCCCGATGTCGCGGAAGCCGGCCTGAGAGTCGTGGCCACCACTTCGGACCTTGGTGATCTCGCCCGGCTCGTGGGCGGCGACGATGTCGAGGTTTCGGTGCTCTGTCCCGGCTCGACCGACCCCCATTACCTGTCGGCCAAACCCAGCCTGGCCCGCAAGCTTGGCAAGGCTGACCTGCTCGTCTACAACGGTCTCGAACTGGAGATCGGCTGGCTGCCCCGCCTCATCCGCAAGGCGCGCAACCCGAAGGTCCGTCCTGGAGCCGACGGCGAGTTGGACTGCTCCTCGGCCCTGACGGAGGTCCTGGGTGTGCCGCACGATCATGTCGACCGCGGCCACGGCGACATCCACGCCCTGGGCAACCCCCACTACACCCTCGACCCCCGCGCCATGGTGCGAGTGGCCCGGCATATGGCCGCACGCATGGGTGAACTCGACCCCGACCACGCCGCGGCCCATGCCGCTCGCGCCGACTCCTTCGCCCGGGTCATTCGCGGCAGGCTGGCCGGGTGGGAAGCGGACATCGCCCCGGCCCGGGCGGGGCATGTGCTTCTCTACCATCAGACTTGGGCCTACCTGGTCCACTGGCTCGGCCTCGATGTGTATGGAGAGATCGAGCACCGTCCGGGCATCACGCCGTCACCCCGGCATGTGCAGGAGATGATTGACCGGGGCCGGGAACTGGGTGATGTCATCGTGGTGGCGGCCACCTGGAGCCATATCGATGTGGCCCGCCGCGCCGCCCACCGCATGGGCGCGCCCCTGGCCGTTCTGCCGGCGTCCACGGGTGCGGTGGATGGCGTCGACAGCTACCTGCACCTCATCGACGCGATCGTAAAGGGGCTGGCGACAGCCGCGGCGGAAGGAGCCGGCTCATGA
- a CDS encoding metal ABC transporter permease — protein MSGFLEMMAAPVVLALVLVAMHSHLGWHVVRRGVIFVDIALAQVAAFGVAVSLILGGEIGSDMTHFIALVTTFLGAGLIALSRTRGDRVPQEAYIGIIYVVASASMILVLTQVPHGGEEIRHLLVGAILWVTWPVVVKTAVLYAALGGLLWLWRVPLCRISTDSEGARRNRLHVGWWDLVFYAILGTAVTSSVQVAGVLLVFALLVVPTVMAARLFPANRVQFVYAMGVGVLAVVAGSAVSYVADLPTGAAIVCVFGGFLVIQLLAERVVRR, from the coding sequence ATGAGCGGCTTTCTCGAAATGATGGCGGCCCCGGTCGTCCTGGCCCTGGTTCTGGTGGCCATGCACTCCCATCTGGGGTGGCATGTGGTGCGTCGGGGGGTGATCTTCGTGGATATCGCCCTGGCGCAGGTGGCAGCCTTCGGCGTGGCGGTCTCGCTGATCCTCGGCGGCGAGATCGGTTCCGACATGACCCACTTCATCGCGCTGGTCACCACCTTCCTGGGCGCCGGCCTGATCGCCTTGAGCCGCACCCGCGGCGACCGGGTGCCCCAGGAAGCGTACATCGGCATCATCTATGTCGTGGCCAGCGCCTCGATGATCCTGGTGCTCACTCAGGTACCCCACGGTGGCGAAGAGATCCGCCACCTGCTCGTGGGTGCCATCTTGTGGGTCACCTGGCCGGTCGTCGTGAAGACGGCGGTGCTGTACGCGGCCCTCGGCGGCCTGCTGTGGCTCTGGCGCGTTCCGCTCTGTCGCATCTCCACCGACTCGGAGGGGGCCCGCCGCAACCGTCTCCACGTCGGCTGGTGGGATCTGGTGTTCTACGCGATCCTCGGCACCGCCGTGACCTCGAGCGTACAGGTAGCCGGGGTGCTGCTGGTGTTTGCGTTGCTGGTGGTGCCTACGGTGATGGCGGCGAGGCTCTTCCCGGCCAACCGGGTCCAGTTCGTCTACGCGATGGGCGTGGGAGTACTGGCTGTGGTGGCCGGATCCGCAGTGAGCTATGTGGCCGACCTGCCAACGGGGGCGGCCATCGTATGCGTGTTCGGAGGGTTCCTCGTGATCCAACTGCTCGCGGAGAGAGTCGTGCGGCGCTGA
- a CDS encoding FAD:protein FMN transferase has translation MRALTRAAVGVVVVALMMARPVAAGPERVEVSVSRILMGTLVEATVLAEDESHARAALLEAFLEMERVEALLHTEGDGSDIAALNESAGGEAVPVGPEAFGVIARAWEYRARSGGLFDVSVGALTALWGFGDHDARVPEAAEVAALLPGVGAGAVVMDAAAGTVRLPSAVTRVDLGAIAKGYAVDRAAAVLRERGLRDFLLNAGGDVFASGRKRPGRRWWIGIRHPRRAGELLGHFELEDAAVATSGDYERFVEVDGVRHHHILDPRSGWPARGSRSATAIAPTAEEADARATWLFIAGGDGNGGEDGEDRGVVPFPRSLHVDATGRVRADSLLIVEHGLVILD, from the coding sequence ATGCGCGCGCTGACGCGGGCGGCCGTGGGCGTGGTGGTCGTCGCGCTGATGATGGCGCGGCCCGTGGCGGCCGGGCCGGAGCGCGTCGAAGTCTCCGTCAGCAGAATCCTCATGGGCACGCTCGTCGAAGCGACCGTTCTCGCGGAAGACGAATCGCACGCGCGCGCCGCACTCCTGGAAGCGTTCCTGGAGATGGAACGCGTGGAGGCGCTGCTTCATACGGAAGGGGACGGGAGCGACATCGCCGCGCTGAATGAATCGGCGGGCGGGGAGGCGGTACCGGTCGGGCCGGAGGCGTTCGGCGTGATCGCGCGCGCGTGGGAGTATCGCGCGCGTTCCGGCGGGCTCTTCGATGTGTCCGTGGGTGCGCTCACCGCGCTGTGGGGTTTCGGCGACCATGACGCGCGCGTCCCGGAGGCGGCGGAAGTGGCGGCCCTCCTGCCGGGCGTGGGTGCGGGCGCGGTGGTGATGGACGCGGCAGCGGGGACCGTGCGGTTGCCGTCCGCGGTGACGCGCGTGGACCTGGGCGCGATCGCAAAGGGATACGCGGTGGATCGCGCGGCGGCGGTGCTTCGTGAACGCGGGCTTCGCGACTTCCTGCTGAACGCGGGCGGCGATGTCTTCGCGTCGGGACGCAAGCGACCCGGCCGCCGGTGGTGGATCGGCATCCGGCACCCGCGCCGGGCGGGGGAGCTTCTGGGACACTTCGAACTGGAGGACGCGGCCGTGGCAACCAGCGGCGACTACGAGCGCTTTGTGGAAGTGGACGGAGTGCGCCACCATCACATTCTTGACCCGAGATCGGGTTGGCCCGCGCGCGGGTCGAGGAGCGCGACCGCCATTGCACCCACGGCGGAGGAGGCGGACGCGCGGGCGACCTGGCTGTTCATTGCCGGGGGGGACGGGAATGGCGGCGAGGATGGGGAGGACCGCGGGGTGGTTCCCTTTCCGCGATCACTCCATGTGGATGCGACCGGGCGGGTGCGGGCGGATTCGCTCCTGATTGTGGAGCACGGGCTGGTGATTCTGGACTGA
- a CDS encoding DUF3570 domain-containing protein codes for MRVTGLLARVAVASLAAMPALGPANAQELPGDEVQVSFNGYFDTYRVGIVYPTVSASRRVSESVSVSARYLVDAISAASMRSRFDVDGVTSATTNEGGGADDSPDELRQEAGLGVTGLVGEGTASLNVLFSTEHDYTSATIAARASHPFHRKNTELSVGFVRSRDESFPQTRDWRRDKTVTTLSAGVSRILGRRTIAQAELSYTDMSGFLSDPYQVVTIVYPDHASARRYEPASPDRRRRKAVGARVNRMIADGMSLQVGYRFYWDSWSVESNTASALLRRHFRDGLVTLGIGGRYYRQTRADFFRESYDAPEEFMTVDSKLDSGDSREVELTVRAGGGLFGDLPVIGREGVDLNASVAWYHRRTDTPDWFTRRTDLHAIVTSIGYRVRF; via the coding sequence GTGCGGGTGACGGGTCTCCTTGCGCGGGTTGCGGTGGCGTCTCTGGCGGCGATGCCCGCCCTCGGCCCCGCGAACGCGCAGGAACTTCCCGGGGACGAAGTGCAGGTTTCGTTCAACGGGTACTTCGACACCTACCGCGTGGGCATCGTCTATCCGACCGTGTCGGCGTCGCGCCGGGTGTCGGAGTCGGTGAGCGTCTCCGCGCGCTATCTGGTGGACGCGATCTCCGCCGCCTCCATGCGAAGCCGGTTCGATGTGGACGGCGTGACTTCGGCGACCACGAACGAAGGCGGCGGCGCGGACGACTCCCCCGACGAACTTCGCCAGGAAGCCGGGCTCGGCGTGACCGGGCTTGTGGGAGAGGGGACGGCGTCGCTGAATGTGCTCTTCAGCACCGAGCACGACTACACCTCCGCCACGATTGCGGCGCGCGCGTCGCATCCGTTCCACCGCAAGAACACGGAACTGAGCGTGGGGTTTGTGCGGAGCCGCGACGAGAGTTTCCCCCAGACGCGTGACTGGCGAAGGGACAAGACCGTGACGACGCTGAGCGCGGGCGTCTCCCGCATTCTGGGGAGGCGAACGATCGCGCAGGCGGAGTTGTCGTACACGGACATGAGCGGCTTCCTGTCCGATCCCTATCAGGTTGTGACGATTGTCTATCCCGACCACGCGTCGGCGCGCCGGTACGAACCCGCGTCGCCGGACCGGCGGCGACGGAAGGCGGTGGGCGCTCGCGTGAACCGGATGATCGCGGACGGGATGTCGTTGCAGGTGGGCTACCGGTTCTACTGGGACTCGTGGAGCGTGGAGTCGAACACGGCAAGCGCGCTCCTTCGCAGGCACTTCCGCGACGGACTTGTGACCCTCGGGATCGGCGGACGGTACTACCGGCAGACGCGCGCGGACTTCTTCCGCGAATCGTATGACGCGCCGGAGGAGTTCATGACGGTGGACTCCAAGCTGGATTCCGGGGATTCGCGCGAAGTGGAACTCACGGTACGCGCGGGCGGCGGACTCTTTGGCGACCTGCCGGTGATCGGGCGCGAGGGTGTGGACCTGAACGCGAGCGTCGCATGGTACCACCGCCGCACGGACACGCCGGACTGGTTCACGCGGCGCACGGATCTCCATGCGATCGTCACCAGCATCGGGTACCGGGTGCGGTTCTGA
- a CDS encoding DUF4266 domain-containing protein, whose amino-acid sequence MSKRRRRRGVALVLAAAVALSGCATVQPWERETLSDPIMVFDENAIDKGVREHHRDYREGSAGATGAQSGGCGCG is encoded by the coding sequence ATGAGTAAACGGAGACGCCGGAGGGGAGTGGCGCTGGTGCTGGCCGCCGCGGTCGCCCTTTCCGGGTGCGCGACGGTGCAACCGTGGGAGCGCGAGACGCTGTCCGACCCCATCATGGTCTTTGACGAGAACGCCATCGACAAGGGCGTGCGAGAACACCACCGCGACTACCGGGAAGGCTCGGCGGGGGCGACCGGCGCGCAGAGCGGAGGGTGCGGGTGCGGGTGA
- a CDS encoding TlpA disulfide reductase family protein — translation MIRAAVVIAFLAAAPALASPASPGEAAPDFVISQDDHSVVHLSDLRGRVVLVDFWASWCKPCRIEFPVLVELYEKHNDHGLEIVAVNLDTDRKKADAFLKRVGGEPPFVIAYDPDHATPPLYALEGMPTTVLVDRAGIVRSRHTGFRKSDRAEYEREIAALLAEDVAEDAAEDAADAADE, via the coding sequence ATGATCCGGGCCGCCGTGGTGATCGCCTTCCTGGCCGCCGCGCCCGCGCTGGCTTCGCCCGCCTCGCCCGGGGAGGCCGCGCCGGACTTTGTCATCTCCCAAGACGACCACTCGGTCGTTCACCTCTCCGACCTGCGTGGCCGCGTTGTGCTGGTCGACTTCTGGGCGAGCTGGTGCAAGCCGTGCCGGATTGAGTTCCCGGTGCTCGTGGAGCTGTACGAAAAGCACAACGACCACGGGCTTGAGATCGTCGCGGTCAACCTCGACACGGACCGGAAGAAGGCCGACGCGTTTCTGAAGCGCGTCGGGGGGGAGCCGCCGTTTGTCATCGCGTATGACCCGGACCACGCGACCCCCCCGCTCTACGCTCTGGAGGGAATGCCGACGACCGTGCTCGTCGACCGCGCGGGGATCGTGCGAAGCCGCCACACGGGTTTTCGCAAGTCGGACCGGGCGGAGTATGAGCGGGAGATCGCCGCTCTTCTCGCGGAGGATGTTGCGGAGGATGCTGCGGAGGATGCGGCGGATGCGGCGGATGAGTAA